One segment of Candidatus Babeliales bacterium DNA contains the following:
- a CDS encoding DNA polymerase ligase N-terminal domain-containing protein: MKRIIIFFILCDVLIGEIGMSVQKNTLKKYKSKRDFRATPEPKGNAKNSSKKPIFVIQKHDATNLHYDFRLEIDGVLVSWAVPKGPSTDPSEKRLAIQTEDHPLEYAKFEGVIPEGNYGAGTVMVWDRGTFKNIKTKEDKKISLSDSLENGQVEVWLEGKKLRGGYVLIQINKEKKQWLLKKIDDQEADARRNPVSTEPKSVLTGRTLKEIAQEKKAKKNK, translated from the coding sequence ATGAAACGAATAATAATTTTTTTTATTCTTTGCGATGTTTTAATTGGAGAAATAGGGATGAGTGTGCAAAAAAATACATTAAAAAAATACAAGTCAAAACGAGATTTTCGCGCAACTCCAGAGCCGAAAGGCAATGCAAAAAATTCTTCAAAAAAACCAATTTTTGTTATTCAAAAACATGATGCTACCAATCTTCATTATGATTTTCGCTTAGAAATAGATGGCGTATTAGTTTCATGGGCGGTGCCAAAAGGGCCTTCTACTGACCCAAGTGAAAAACGATTAGCAATTCAAACTGAGGATCATCCATTAGAATATGCAAAATTTGAAGGCGTTATTCCTGAAGGAAATTATGGTGCAGGTACCGTGATGGTGTGGGATAGGGGAACTTTTAAAAATATCAAAACAAAAGAAGATAAAAAAATTTCTTTATCCGATTCTTTAGAAAATGGGCAAGTGGAAGTATGGCTTGAAGGAAAAAAATTACGCGGTGGATACGTATTAATCCAAATAAATAAAGAAAAAAAACAGTGGTTGTTAAAAAAAATTGATGACCAAGAGGCAGATGCGCGGAGAAATCCAGTAAGCACAGAACCGAAATCAGTATTGACCGGCCGAACTTTAAAAGAAATTGCACAAGAAAAAAAAGCGAAAAAAAATAAATGA
- a CDS encoding MBL fold metallo-hydrolase, with protein sequence MRIKFLGTRGNIEVRTKKHYRHSTVLISYYHTTIMIDCGKDWLNKISQMNPDAIFITHAHPDHAQGLKKGSPAPVYATLASWEEIKNYKIHDRRIIMPEDPISIGNITIMAFEVEHSIHAPAVGYRIIAGKKSIFYVPDLVRIKKQKEALKNVAVYIGDGAIVSRSLLVREKKGTYVGHSPITEQLKSCKKEKIKKMIVTHCGTEIVTSDEDEIKKRLQKLSKEYDVEVQLAYDGLEIII encoded by the coding sequence ATGAGGATAAAGTTTCTTGGTACACGCGGTAATATTGAAGTACGTACTAAAAAGCACTATCGCCATTCAACCGTATTAATTTCTTATTATCATACAACTATTATGATTGATTGTGGCAAAGATTGGCTCAATAAAATTTCTCAAATGAATCCGGATGCAATTTTTATAACGCATGCACATCCTGATCATGCGCAGGGTTTGAAAAAGGGTTCACCAGCACCTGTTTATGCTACATTAGCAAGTTGGGAAGAAATAAAAAATTATAAGATTCATGATCGACGTATTATTATGCCAGAGGATCCAATATCGATAGGCAACATAACGATTATGGCATTTGAAGTGGAACATTCTATACATGCGCCGGCAGTTGGTTATCGTATTATTGCCGGGAAAAAATCAATTTTTTATGTACCCGATTTAGTACGTATTAAAAAGCAAAAAGAAGCGCTCAAGAATGTTGCGGTTTACATTGGCGATGGAGCCATTGTAAGTCGGTCACTATTAGTTAGAGAAAAAAAAGGTACATACGTAGGCCATTCGCCAATTACTGAGCAGTTAAAATCGTGCAAAAAAGAAAAAATAAAAAAAATGATTGTTACTCATTGCGGTACTGAAATTGTAACGAGTGATGAAGATGAAATTAAAAAGCGATTGCAAAAATTAAGTAAAGAATATGATGTAGAGGTGCAATTAGCTTACGACGGTCTTGAAATAATTATTTGA
- the ligD gene encoding non-homologous end-joining DNA ligase, with product MGSIKMGPYTIETSNEDKIFFPKSKITKGDLVEYYKKISKIMVNYTKKRPLTMVRYPNGIHAEGFYQKDTPDYFPDWIDRKKVAKKEEGSTNYVIANNRATLVYLANQGVITPHLWLSKVDKLEYPDMMIFDLDPPPPGKKFASVRKTALKLKQLLESIDLKPFVKTTGSKGLHVVVPLKPTEKFDKVRNLARKIAELLVHDNPKELTLEVRKNKRGEKVFIDTLRNAFAQTAVAPYGVRPKEKAPVATPISWDEVEDSSLTSQRYTIESVFNRLDKHGDPWKGMTRHARSIKGKIKQL from the coding sequence ATGGGAAGCATTAAAATGGGTCCCTACACTATTGAAACCTCGAATGAAGATAAAATATTTTTTCCAAAGTCTAAAATTACTAAAGGTGATCTCGTTGAATATTATAAAAAAATTTCAAAAATAATGGTGAATTATACTAAGAAACGACCATTGACGATGGTTCGTTATCCTAATGGTATTCATGCTGAAGGATTTTATCAAAAAGATACACCTGATTACTTTCCTGATTGGATTGATAGAAAAAAAGTAGCAAAAAAAGAAGAAGGTTCTACTAATTATGTTATAGCTAATAATCGAGCAACATTAGTTTATTTAGCAAATCAAGGCGTTATTACGCCTCATTTATGGCTTAGTAAGGTAGATAAACTTGAATATCCAGATATGATGATATTTGATTTAGATCCCCCACCGCCCGGAAAAAAGTTTGCGTCAGTTAGAAAAACTGCCTTAAAATTAAAACAATTATTAGAATCGATAGATTTAAAACCTTTTGTGAAAACTACTGGTTCAAAAGGATTACATGTTGTTGTGCCATTAAAACCTACTGAAAAATTTGATAAAGTACGCAATTTAGCACGAAAAATTGCGGAATTATTAGTTCATGATAATCCAAAAGAATTAACCCTTGAAGTGCGTAAAAATAAAAGAGGCGAAAAGGTCTTTATTGATACATTACGTAATGCTTTTGCTCAAACTGCCGTGGCACCCTATGGTGTAAGACCAAAAGAAAAAGCTCCAGTAGCTACACCGATTTCATGGGATGAAGTAGAAGATTCATCACTTACTTCACAACGATATACAATCGAATCTGTTTTTAATCGTCTCGATAAGCATGGAGATCCGTGGAAAGGAATGACTCGGCATGCAAGATCTATAAAAGGAAAAATTAAACAGCTATAA
- a CDS encoding leucyl aminopeptidase yields MITITLTDKPIHQTSAKSIALFVEQDTQLKEIKGIAKEFFPALESYLKEQKFSGQEGKVISMPLQGEEGIFTLFIIGLGKIVDKKGLSIESFRRSFGSFIKLMQQKDIASCALHIPAATRFKTTTHYLAKQVAIIAQMAVYRFDEYITDVDRKVRKDIALELTIKAVDKKEIQEGLDEGFIIAHSVNKARHWIDLPPSALTPTELANKAKAIATEHQLLITIFDEATIKKMGMGGLAAVSAGSEQDCRFVVLEYKAAQKNVPTIALVGKGITFDSGGLSIKPAQHMETMKEDMSGAAAVIGAMEAIAQLKPKVNVIGITPLSENLPSDKATKPGDIVTFYNGKTAEVKNTDAEGRLILADALSYAVKHYKPDAMIDIATLTGACAYALGPFFTGMMGKDNELLTRIKKAADISGDRVWELPFDDDYKKSIVSSVADICNIGKPAYQAGAITAGFFLSNFVGDTPWVHLDIAGTAFNVPDISYYEREGATGVGVRLFVELLLNWQ; encoded by the coding sequence ATGATCACTATTACATTAACTGATAAACCAATTCATCAAACGAGTGCGAAAAGTATTGCGTTATTTGTTGAGCAAGATACGCAATTGAAAGAAATAAAAGGTATTGCCAAAGAATTTTTTCCTGCTTTAGAAAGTTATTTAAAAGAACAAAAATTTTCAGGTCAGGAAGGAAAAGTAATTTCAATGCCTTTGCAGGGTGAAGAAGGTATTTTTACTTTATTTATTATAGGATTAGGAAAAATTGTTGATAAAAAAGGACTTTCAATTGAAAGTTTTAGGCGATCATTTGGTTCATTTATTAAGCTTATGCAGCAAAAAGATATCGCTTCTTGTGCTTTGCATATTCCAGCAGCAACGAGGTTTAAGACAACGACACATTATTTAGCTAAGCAAGTTGCTATTATTGCGCAAATGGCAGTATATCGATTTGATGAATATATAACTGATGTAGATCGCAAGGTTCGCAAAGATATTGCACTTGAATTAACCATCAAAGCTGTTGATAAAAAAGAAATCCAAGAAGGCCTTGATGAAGGCTTTATAATTGCGCATTCGGTTAATAAAGCACGACATTGGATTGATTTACCGCCAAGTGCATTAACGCCGACCGAATTAGCTAATAAAGCAAAAGCCATTGCAACAGAACATCAACTGCTAATTACCATTTTTGATGAAGCAACTATAAAAAAAATGGGCATGGGTGGCTTGGCAGCCGTTTCAGCTGGTTCTGAGCAAGATTGTCGATTTGTTGTACTTGAATATAAAGCTGCACAAAAAAATGTGCCAACTATCGCTTTAGTTGGTAAAGGAATCACGTTTGATTCTGGTGGGTTAAGTATTAAACCAGCACAACATATGGAAACAATGAAAGAAGATATGTCTGGCGCTGCTGCCGTAATTGGCGCAATGGAAGCAATTGCGCAGTTAAAGCCAAAAGTAAATGTTATCGGTATAACACCACTTTCAGAAAATTTACCAAGTGATAAAGCAACAAAGCCAGGTGATATTGTAACTTTTTATAATGGAAAAACCGCTGAAGTAAAAAATACTGATGCTGAAGGTAGATTAATTTTAGCTGATGCGTTGAGCTATGCAGTAAAACATTATAAGCCTGATGCAATGATAGATATTGCAACGTTAACCGGTGCTTGTGCCTATGCATTAGGGCCATTCTTTACCGGTATGATGGGTAAAGATAATGAACTACTTACTCGTATCAAAAAAGCTGCTGATATTTCAGGCGATCGCGTATGGGAATTGCCGTTTGATGATGATTACAAAAAATCTATTGTTTCATCAGTAGCCGATATTTGCAATATTGGTAAGCCAGCTTATCAAGCAGGTGCTATTACGGCAGGATTCTTTTTATCTAATTTTGTTGGTGATACGCCTTGGGTACATTTAGATATTGCTGGTACTGCTTTTAATGTGCCTGATATTAGTTATTATGAACGCGAAGGCGCAACGGGTGTTGGCGTACGTTTATTTGTAGAACTATTATTAAATTGGCAATAA